From the Oncorhynchus nerka isolate Pitt River linkage group LG20, Oner_Uvic_2.0, whole genome shotgun sequence genome, one window contains:
- the LOC115125947 gene encoding regulator of G-protein signaling 5-like isoform X2 → MCKGFAVLQQTCLERAKHIKVKFGTLLQRSDHEHTENVIPFQKKPENVIPFQKKPENAIPLPQKPENAIPLPQKPERCLETPQKYDRGFLRSEFSEENIEFWVACEDYKRTRETSKMAAKAKRIYKEFIQTGAHWEVNIDHITKDVTVRNLGRLTPMTFDLAQRQVFALMEKDSYRRFLKSNQYQEIIK, encoded by the exons ATGTGTAAAGGGTTTGCAGTCTTACAGCAAACATGTCTTGAGAG GGCTAAACATATCAAGGTGAAGTTTGGTACCCTGCTCCAGAGGTCAGACCATGAACACACTGAGAACGTCATCCCCTTTCAGAAGAAACCTGAGAACGTAATCCCCTTTCAGAAGAAACCTGAGAACGCCATCCCTCTTCCACAGAAACCTGAGAACGCCATCCCTCTTCCACAGAAACCTGAGAGATGTCTGGAGACGCCTCAGAAGTATGACAG GGGCTTCCTGAGGTCAGAGTTCAGCGAGGAGAACATTGAGTTCTGGGTAGCCTGTGAGGACTACAAGAGGACCAGAGAAACAAGCAAAATGGCAGCCAAGGCTAAGAGGATTTATAAGGAGTTTATACAGACCGGGGCCCATTGGGAG GTGAACATTGACCACATCACCAAGGACGTAACAGTAAGGAACTTGGGCCGACTGACTCCTATGACCTTTGACCTAGCCCAGAGACAGGTCTTTGCCCTCATGGAGAAAGATTCATACAGGAGGTTCCTCAAATCCAACCAATACCAGGAGATTATAAAGTAG
- the LOC115125947 gene encoding regulator of G-protein signaling 5-like isoform X1, whose amino-acid sequence MCKGFAVLQQTCLERAKHIKVKFGTLLQRSDHEHTENVIPFQKKPENVIPFQKKPENAIPLPQKPENAIPLPQKPERCLETPQKYDRPSRAEASQWGKALDKVLTNNYGLATFRGFLRSEFSEENIEFWVACEDYKRTRETSKMAAKAKRIYKEFIQTGAHWEVNIDHITKDVTVRNLGRLTPMTFDLAQRQVFALMEKDSYRRFLKSNQYQEIIK is encoded by the exons ATGTGTAAAGGGTTTGCAGTCTTACAGCAAACATGTCTTGAGAG GGCTAAACATATCAAGGTGAAGTTTGGTACCCTGCTCCAGAGGTCAGACCATGAACACACTGAGAACGTCATCCCCTTTCAGAAGAAACCTGAGAACGTAATCCCCTTTCAGAAGAAACCTGAGAACGCCATCCCTCTTCCACAGAAACCTGAGAACGCCATCCCTCTTCCACAGAAACCTGAGAGATGTCTGGAGACGCCTCAGAAGTATGACAG ACCATCAAGAGCGGAAGCATCGCAGTGGGGGAAGGCCCTGGACAAAGTACTGACCAACAACT ATGGTCTGGCTACTTTCAGGGGCTTCCTGAGGTCAGAGTTCAGCGAGGAGAACATTGAGTTCTGGGTAGCCTGTGAGGACTACAAGAGGACCAGAGAAACAAGCAAAATGGCAGCCAAGGCTAAGAGGATTTATAAGGAGTTTATACAGACCGGGGCCCATTGGGAG GTGAACATTGACCACATCACCAAGGACGTAACAGTAAGGAACTTGGGCCGACTGACTCCTATGACCTTTGACCTAGCCCAGAGACAGGTCTTTGCCCTCATGGAGAAAGATTCATACAGGAGGTTCCTCAAATCCAACCAATACCAGGAGATTATAAAGTAG